The Paenibacillus sp. 481 DNA window CTTCACACTTCTTCCTCCTTACTTCATTACAACTTAGACGTACCTACATTTATAACAAACAAGCTGCAAAAACACAAAAAAGCACCTATACAAGCTTCTGCTTGCAAGGCGCTTTTCACGTCCCCTACATTTTCTGGATTGGTCATGATGGCAAGATGTGAATATGGTAAAGCATCTATTGACTACTCTATTCGTTCCAGATTGCCGTTTGCATCCATACGAAAGCGGGTTTTATTTTCTTCCTCTTCTTCACTTAAAATAGCTAAGCGGCGTGCGCGATCCATAATTTGAATAAGCGCTTTGTAATCATCATTTACTGTTCTGTAGTCGCTCTGCACTTCATTTACTTGCTTGGATAGCACATTGTTCTCTGCCTGTAAACGTGACATTTGTTCCTCTTTGTCTTGCAACTCTTTTTCGATTTGCTTCACGTAACGTGCCAAATCTTGATAGCTATTACGCCATTGCCGTAAAAACCGGATGACCATGTCTAAGGACAGTGAATCCTCCGTTATGGCGTCCACCTTCACACCTAAATCTTCTCCGTCTGTCAATGCAATTGACGCTACTTGAGCACCAAGTGGCTGCTTTTTTATAAAATTGCGTTTTTGTCTTTGCGCTTTTGCTAGTTGGATGGCTGCCTCATATTTT harbors:
- a CDS encoding RsfA family transcriptional regulator; this encodes MTAIRQDAWTADDDLILAEVTLRHIREGSTQLAAFEEVGEKIGRTSAACGFRWNSFVRKKYEAAIQLAKAQRQKRNFIKKQPLGAQVASIALTDGEDLGVKVDAITEDSLSLDMVIRFLRQWRNSYQDLARYVKQIEKELQDKEEQMSRLQAENNVLSKQVNEVQSDYRTVNDDYKALIQIMDRARRLAILSEEEEENKTRFRMDANGNLERIE